A part of Candidatus Electrothrix aestuarii genomic DNA contains:
- a CDS encoding Na+/H+ antiporter subunit E has protein sequence MLLLNLLLALAWVALTGQLTPVNFGFGFVVGFLLLWLLRHAYGELSYFRKVWQIIKFIGFFIWQLLLSNLRVAYEVVTPPHTMRPAIVAVPLDVKHPAAVTLLANLITLTPGTLTLDVAPNGKTLYVHAMYVQDADTFRREIKEGFECYIKEIFE, from the coding sequence ATGTTGCTCTTGAATCTTTTACTGGCCCTGGCCTGGGTGGCCCTTACCGGACAGTTGACGCCTGTGAACTTTGGCTTTGGTTTTGTGGTGGGCTTCCTGTTGCTCTGGTTGCTTCGACACGCCTATGGGGAGTTGAGCTATTTCAGAAAAGTATGGCAGATCATCAAATTTATCGGTTTCTTTATCTGGCAACTGTTGTTGTCCAACCTGCGGGTTGCCTATGAAGTAGTTACCCCGCCCCACACGATGCGCCCAGCCATCGTTGCCGTGCCGCTGGATGTGAAGCATCCTGCCGCAGTGACGCTGCTGGCTAATCTGATCACCCTGACGCCCGGCACATTAACCCTGGACGTAGCACCCAACGGCAAAACTCTCTATGTCCACGCCATGTATGTGCAAGATGCCGACACGTTCCGCAGAGAAATCAAAGAAGGATTTGAATGCTACATCAAGGAGATTTTTGAATGA
- a CDS encoding Na+/H+ antiporter subunit C, with product MEIVLALVIGGLFAGGVYMLLRRNLVKLLVGLILLGHGANLLIFLMGRLIPGRPPLVPVNATQPVGLFADPLPQALVLTAIVIGFGLQAFALVLARRLYQSAHTDDLDQLRTTET from the coding sequence GTGGAAATTGTACTGGCCTTGGTTATTGGCGGGCTGTTTGCCGGGGGCGTTTATATGCTGCTGCGGCGTAATCTGGTCAAGTTGCTGGTGGGGCTGATTCTGCTGGGGCACGGTGCCAACCTGCTCATCTTTTTGATGGGCCGCCTCATTCCCGGTCGACCTCCGCTTGTTCCGGTGAACGCAACCCAACCCGTTGGACTCTTTGCCGACCCGCTGCCGCAGGCCTTGGTGCTCACGGCTATTGTGATTGGTTTTGGCCTGCAAGCCTTTGCCCTGGTGTTGGCCCGCCGCCTCTACCAGTCGGCGCACACCGATGACCTGGACCAACTGAGAACAACCGAAACTTGA
- the mnhG gene encoding monovalent cation/H(+) antiporter subunit G: MICTGLSSSHLYQTGEFIMQFFISTLLITIGSLFILLAGVGLVRMPDLFLRVSVSTKAATLGVGATLLGVAFYFGDFATFIRAGGIIVFLLLTAPVAAHRIGRAAYQDGVPLWEKTKFDDLR, translated from the coding sequence GTGATTTGTACCGGTCTCTCATCTTCTCATCTCTATCAAACAGGAGAGTTTATAATGCAATTTTTTATCAGTACCCTACTTATAACCATTGGCTCACTTTTTATTCTACTGGCTGGCGTGGGCCTGGTACGGATGCCCGACCTCTTCTTGCGGGTGTCGGTCTCAACCAAGGCGGCCACATTGGGCGTAGGTGCTACCTTGCTGGGCGTTGCTTTCTATTTTGGCGATTTTGCTACCTTTATCCGCGCCGGGGGCATCATTGTGTTTTTGCTGCTGACCGCACCGGTTGCGGCCCATCGCATTGGCCGGGCCGCCTATCAAGATGGCGTGCCGTTGTGGGAGAAAACCAAGTTTGATGACTTACGCTGA
- a CDS encoding putative monovalent cation/H+ antiporter subunit A, whose protein sequence is MTPAIASEQQPANGKSRLHRLNPGWFVALLPLSLTLLFAGLIGRVAAGEVITFSYPWVPSLGVNLSFYIDGLSLVFALLISGIGTLVIIYAGGYLAGHPQLGRFYIYLLLFMTAMLGLVLSGNIIALFVFWELTSLSSYLLIGFNHCQPKARASALQALLITGGGGLALLAGLVLLGQVGGSWELSNLLTQDIVIQNHPLYLPIILLFLLGAFTKSAQFPFHIWLPNAMAAPTPVSAYLHSATMVKAGIFLLARFNPILGNTPIWQCSLTATGAVTMLLGAYLAWQQTDLKRILAYSTISALGTLVLLLGVGTAIAVKAAVVFLIVHSLYKGALFMAAGAIDHETGTRDINQLRGLRRVMPITFVAVTLAALSMAGALPLFLGYIGKKLIYEAALTAPSAAWLLTGSVLLTNTFTVVVAGLVAVRPFWGRLKPTPKPAHEAPLSLWLGPLLLAGLGLLLVGLLEFVPSSLLTPFLATSATAIADELVRVKLAAWSGVNAIFWLSLATLLAGIGLYTGRNGLRRLLSPANALTAIGPERIYERTLAGLQIVATGQTRLLQHGYLPLYLLTIVLTATGLIGYTLLTRYGLNIGTHWSGVRVHEITVAVIILLATGAAVVSNSRLATIAALGMIGYGLSLLFVFYGAPDLAMTQLAVETLTVIILALTLYHLPGFSRLSSTTDRTRDALVALTVGGLVSVLVLTVLTVPMQSRLTPFFAENSAPLAKGRNIVNVILVDFRALDTLGEITVLAVAAIGIYALLKQQKQNEQNE, encoded by the coding sequence ATGACACCTGCCATTGCTTCCGAACAACAACCCGCCAACGGCAAATCCCGGTTGCATCGTCTCAACCCGGGATGGTTTGTTGCCCTGTTGCCGCTGAGTCTCACCCTCTTATTTGCCGGTTTGATTGGCCGGGTGGCTGCTGGTGAGGTCATCACCTTCAGCTACCCCTGGGTGCCCAGTCTGGGCGTCAACCTTTCTTTTTATATTGACGGTCTGAGTCTGGTTTTTGCCCTGCTCATCAGCGGCATCGGCACCCTGGTGATAATTTACGCCGGAGGGTACCTGGCCGGGCATCCACAGTTGGGCCGGTTTTACATCTACCTGCTGCTTTTTATGACCGCCATGCTGGGGCTGGTGCTGTCGGGCAACATCATCGCTCTGTTTGTGTTTTGGGAACTGACCAGCCTGAGTTCTTACTTGCTGATTGGCTTCAACCATTGTCAGCCCAAAGCCAGAGCATCGGCGCTGCAAGCATTGCTGATAACCGGAGGAGGTGGGCTGGCCTTGCTGGCCGGTCTGGTGCTGTTGGGACAGGTTGGCGGCAGTTGGGAACTCTCCAACCTGTTAACTCAGGACATAGTCATTCAAAATCACCCGCTATACCTGCCTATCATCTTGCTTTTCCTGTTGGGCGCATTCACCAAATCGGCTCAATTTCCGTTTCATATCTGGCTGCCCAACGCCATGGCTGCGCCTACGCCGGTGAGTGCCTACCTGCACTCAGCCACTATGGTGAAAGCGGGCATTTTTCTGCTGGCTCGCTTTAACCCAATTTTGGGCAATACGCCAATCTGGCAATGCAGCCTGACCGCTACCGGGGCCGTCACTATGCTCTTGGGTGCTTACCTGGCCTGGCAACAAACCGATTTGAAGCGTATTCTGGCCTACTCTACCATCAGCGCCTTGGGCACATTGGTGTTACTGCTGGGCGTAGGTACGGCAATAGCGGTCAAAGCGGCGGTTGTTTTTCTGATCGTTCACTCGTTGTACAAGGGTGCGCTCTTTATGGCCGCCGGTGCCATTGACCACGAAACAGGCACGCGCGACATCAACCAACTGCGTGGCTTGCGCCGGGTAATGCCCATCACCTTTGTGGCCGTCACCCTGGCGGCCCTCTCGATGGCCGGGGCGCTGCCCTTGTTTCTAGGCTACATTGGCAAAAAGCTCATTTATGAGGCTGCGCTGACCGCGCCATCGGCGGCTTGGCTGCTGACCGGATCGGTGCTGTTGACCAACACGTTCACCGTGGTGGTGGCCGGACTGGTAGCCGTGCGCCCCTTTTGGGGACGACTCAAGCCTACACCCAAACCGGCTCACGAAGCACCCCTCAGCTTGTGGCTGGGGCCGCTGCTCTTGGCCGGGCTGGGGCTGTTACTCGTGGGGCTGCTGGAATTTGTACCCAGCAGCCTGTTGACCCCATTTTTGGCAACCTCGGCCACAGCTATTGCCGATGAATTGGTACGGGTCAAGCTGGCCGCCTGGAGCGGGGTCAACGCCATTTTCTGGCTCAGCCTGGCTACCTTGCTCGCCGGAATTGGCCTATACACCGGACGCAACGGATTGCGTCGTTTGCTCTCACCTGCCAATGCTTTAACCGCCATCGGGCCGGAGCGTATTTATGAGCGGACGCTGGCCGGATTGCAAATCGTTGCTACCGGACAAACCCGCTTGTTGCAGCATGGGTATTTGCCGCTCTACCTGCTAACCATCGTCCTCACCGCCACCGGATTGATTGGTTACACGCTCCTGACTCGCTACGGCTTGAATATCGGAACTCATTGGTCGGGAGTGCGGGTGCATGAAATAACGGTGGCGGTTATTATTTTGTTGGCTACAGGAGCAGCAGTAGTTTCTAACTCTCGACTGGCTACCATTGCCGCTTTGGGCATGATCGGCTATGGGCTGTCGCTGCTGTTTGTTTTTTACGGTGCGCCCGATCTGGCGATGACCCAACTGGCCGTCGAAACTCTGACCGTCATCATCCTGGCTCTGACGCTGTACCATTTGCCGGGCTTTTCCCGGTTGAGCAGTACGACCGATCGTACCCGCGATGCGCTGGTGGCACTGACGGTTGGTGGATTAGTGTCGGTGCTGGTATTGACGGTTCTGACAGTACCGATGCAGTCGCGTCTGACACCTTTCTTTGCTGAAAACAGCGCCCCCCTGGCAAAAGGGCGCAACATTGTGAACGTTATCCTGGTTGATTTCCGTGCGCTCGATACCCTGGGTGAGATCACGGTGCTGGCTGTGGCCGCCATTGGCATTTACGCGCTGCTGAAACAACAAAAACAAAATGAGCAAAATGAATAA
- a CDS encoding type II toxin-antitoxin system prevent-host-death family antitoxin produces MNIDIKKAETCFADLLKKTVAGSDITITQEGMPVIRLVAVRKKPAKKRQFGSAKGLIRMADDFDQTPDDFKEYM; encoded by the coding sequence ATGAACATAGATATCAAGAAGGCGGAGACCTGCTTTGCCGACCTGCTTAAAAAAACGGTTGCGGGCAGTGACATCACCATTACTCAGGAAGGTATGCCCGTTATCAGGCTGGTGGCTGTGCGGAAAAAACCGGCCAAGAAGCGCCAGTTCGGCAGCGCAAAGGGCCTGATTCGTATGGCCGATGACTTCGATCAGACCCCGGACGATTTCAAGGAGTACATGTGA
- a CDS encoding cobalamin biosynthesis protein CbiL yields MRNNILFSLTILSAILFLSPNTTLAHKVRVFAYGEGNAIVGETAFSGGRKPKNADIIVEDAASGKQLFSSRTDEQGLFRFTIPNEAQNKHLDLRIIVQAGDGHRGEWLLEAADYLSAAPETPIVPAATPAAGAETSIPLQQMQQVMQETIDRELAPVKRMLAQSSEHGPTLQDILGGIGYILGLAGIAAYFKAQQKNKGMLTEC; encoded by the coding sequence ATGCGCAACAACATCCTTTTCTCTTTAACCATCCTTTCCGCAATACTCTTCCTTTCCCCAAATACCACCCTGGCCCATAAGGTGCGGGTTTTCGCCTATGGAGAAGGGAATGCCATTGTCGGGGAAACTGCCTTTAGCGGCGGACGCAAGCCCAAGAACGCTGACATCATCGTGGAGGATGCAGCCAGTGGCAAGCAATTATTCTCCAGCCGTACCGATGAGCAAGGCCTGTTCCGTTTTACTATTCCTAATGAAGCGCAAAATAAGCACCTGGACCTGCGGATTATTGTTCAGGCAGGCGACGGGCATCGGGGAGAATGGCTGCTGGAGGCGGCTGATTACCTCAGCGCAGCTCCAGAGACGCCCATAGTCCCAGCCGCAACTCCTGCTGCTGGGGCGGAAACCAGCATCCCCCTTCAGCAGATGCAGCAGGTTATGCAGGAGACCATCGACAGGGAGCTCGCCCCGGTCAAGCGTATGCTGGCCCAGTCCAGCGAGCATGGGCCAACCCTTCAGGATATCCTTGGCGGCATCGGCTATATCCTGGGGCTGGCAGGCATCGCAGCCTATTTCAAGGCACAGCAGAAGAATAAGGGGATGCTCACAGAATGCTGA
- a CDS encoding type II toxin-antitoxin system VapC family toxin yields the protein MRVLLDTCAFLWFIGGSERLSRPARDLMEDFDNSLYLSLASLWEIAIKINIGKLELAQPFATLIPEQLETHQIKLLQIHPDHLSQLLDLPLHHRDPFDRLIIAQAICERLPIISCDQNFPSYPVKLIW from the coding sequence ATGCGGGTGCTCCTTGATACCTGCGCATTCCTTTGGTTTATCGGCGGTAGCGAGCGTCTGAGCCGTCCGGCCCGCGACCTCATGGAGGACTTTGACAACAGTCTATACCTGAGTCTGGCCTCCCTCTGGGAGATCGCGATCAAAATCAACATAGGCAAACTGGAACTTGCCCAGCCCTTTGCTACCCTTATCCCGGAGCAGCTCGAAACGCACCAGATCAAGCTGCTTCAGATACATCCAGATCATCTTTCCCAGCTGCTGGATCTTCCCCTGCATCACAGAGATCCGTTTGATCGACTGATTATTGCCCAAGCCATTTGTGAAAGACTGCCTATCATCAGCTGCGACCAAAACTTTCCCTCTTATCCAGTCAAGCTCATCTGGTAA
- a CDS encoding type II toxin-antitoxin system prevent-host-death family antitoxin produces the protein MNIDIKKAETCFADLLKKTVAGSDITITQEGMPVIRLVAVRKKPAKKRQFGSAKGLIRMADDFDQTPDDFKEYM, from the coding sequence ATGAACATAGATATCAAGAAGGCGGAGACCTGCTTTGCCGACCTGCTTAAAAAAACGGTTGCGGGCAGTGACATCACCATTACTCAGGAAGGTATGCCCGTTATCAGGCTGGTGGCTGTGCGGAAAAAACCGGCCAAGAAGCGCCAGTTCGGCAGCGCAAAGGGCCTGATTCGTATGGCCGATGACTTCGATCAAACCCCGGACGATTTCAAGGAGTACATGTGA
- a CDS encoding universal stress protein, whose translation MKRFKNILLVFNESTQNKATIEQAKDLCKRNQARLTVVNVVEDVLRAGDQGPTPEVLSSLHSHDLEIRKQDLEQLVEPVRQEGIQVATKVITGTPFLQIIREVLRFKHDLVIMTADGNGGLRERVFCSTSMHLMRKSPCPVWVVKPDHSGHYARILAAVDPDSDKQKNELAIKIMDLATSKALCYNAELHIVNAWTLYGESLLTHGRAQIPPTELEKLLRRTESEHKDALDKLLSRYDLEKLQHKIHFLKGEAKNIIPALAEQNNIGLIVMGTVGRTGVPGFFIGNTAENVLNQVNSSVMAVKPEGFVTPVKLDE comes from the coding sequence ATGAAACGTTTTAAGAATATTCTATTGGTTTTTAATGAAAGCACGCAGAACAAAGCGACGATTGAGCAAGCTAAAGATCTCTGCAAACGAAATCAGGCACGCCTGACAGTTGTTAATGTTGTTGAAGACGTGTTACGTGCAGGAGACCAGGGGCCAACCCCGGAAGTGTTATCCTCATTGCACTCTCATGACCTTGAGATTCGCAAGCAAGACCTGGAGCAACTTGTTGAACCCGTCCGGCAGGAGGGTATTCAAGTAGCAACGAAAGTGATTACAGGTACACCGTTTCTACAAATCATTCGGGAAGTACTGCGCTTCAAACACGATCTGGTCATTATGACCGCCGACGGTAATGGTGGTTTAAGAGAACGTGTATTTTGTAGTACCTCCATGCACTTGATGCGTAAATCTCCCTGCCCGGTGTGGGTGGTCAAACCGGATCATTCTGGTCACTACGCCCGCATCTTGGCGGCAGTGGACCCCGATTCTGACAAACAAAAAAACGAACTGGCCATCAAAATTATGGATCTGGCCACTTCTAAGGCTCTGTGCTATAACGCTGAACTACACATTGTCAACGCCTGGACCTTGTATGGGGAATCTCTTTTAACGCACGGACGTGCCCAGATTCCACCGACTGAATTAGAAAAGTTGTTGCGCCGAACCGAAAGCGAGCACAAAGATGCGTTGGATAAACTGCTGTCCAGATATGACCTGGAAAAGCTACAACACAAAATCCATTTCCTGAAAGGCGAAGCCAAAAATATTATTCCCGCCTTAGCTGAACAAAACAACATTGGTTTGATTGTAATGGGCACAGTGGGTCGCACCGGTGTTCCCGGTTTTTTCATCGGAAATACCGCTGAGAATGTACTCAATCAGGTAAACAGCTCGGTGATGGCCGTTAAACCCGAAGGATTTGTCACTCCGGTCAAACTGGATGAATAA
- a CDS encoding Na+/H+ antiporter subunit D codes for MNIFVLLPILIPLITTIGVLLARQRPRLRRNLSLGGAGLLLIVAIELLVLVWRDGIQVIQVGEWAAPFGITLVADLFSAMMVLLAAVMGLGVIIYSQATAEQRAEHFGYSALLHFILMGVNGAFLTGDMFNLYVWFELLLIASFVLLVLGGRRDQLEGTFKYVAINLFGSILFLVAVGILYGVAGTLNMADLADQLNSLPSGLVTTLAMLFLVAFGIKAGAFPLFFWLPASYHTAPAALLALFAGLMTKVGVYALVRVFTLFFTQDTGYTHTLILIIAGFTMVTGVLGAVAQTEFRKLLSFHIISQIGYLLMGLGLFSTAALGGAVYFMVHVILAKSALFLVGGIIYKLRGTYNLKQLGGLSILYPGLALLFLIPALSLAGIPPLSGFWAKFALVQAGLAAEQYVIVAVSLGVSLLTLFSMTKIWAEVFWKDQPGKETPVQAVSFIPHQAGVSMLVPVGVLAAILVVIGLLAEPLVNLSLLVAGQLLNPADYIETVLGGVL; via the coding sequence ATGAATATTTTTGTTTTGCTGCCAATTCTCATTCCCTTGATCACGACCATCGGCGTACTCTTGGCCCGTCAGCGACCTCGTCTCCGGCGTAATCTAAGCCTGGGCGGGGCCGGGCTGCTGCTTATTGTCGCCATTGAGCTGCTGGTGCTGGTATGGCGTGATGGCATCCAGGTCATCCAGGTAGGGGAATGGGCTGCGCCCTTTGGCATCACCCTGGTGGCTGATCTGTTCAGTGCCATGATGGTACTCCTGGCAGCCGTAATGGGCCTGGGTGTTATCATTTACAGCCAGGCCACCGCAGAACAGCGAGCCGAACATTTTGGCTATTCGGCTTTGTTACATTTCATACTGATGGGCGTCAATGGTGCATTTCTGACAGGCGATATGTTTAACTTGTATGTCTGGTTTGAACTGCTGTTGATCGCCTCCTTTGTGCTTCTGGTGTTGGGTGGTCGGCGCGATCAGTTAGAAGGCACCTTCAAATACGTAGCCATCAACTTGTTCGGTTCGATATTGTTTTTGGTGGCCGTGGGAATTCTGTACGGGGTAGCCGGCACCCTGAATATGGCTGATTTGGCTGACCAACTTAACAGCCTGCCCTCGGGACTGGTTACCACGCTGGCGATGCTGTTTCTGGTGGCCTTCGGGATCAAGGCCGGGGCTTTTCCGCTCTTTTTCTGGCTGCCGGCCTCGTATCACACCGCTCCGGCGGCGTTGCTGGCTTTGTTTGCCGGGTTGATGACCAAAGTTGGCGTTTATGCGCTGGTGCGGGTATTTACTCTGTTTTTTACGCAAGACACTGGCTACACACATACCCTTATTTTGATCATTGCCGGTTTCACTATGGTGACCGGCGTGTTGGGTGCTGTGGCTCAAACCGAGTTTCGCAAGCTGCTGTCGTTCCACATTATCAGCCAGATTGGTTATCTGCTGATGGGCCTGGGTCTGTTCAGTACGGCAGCGTTAGGTGGTGCGGTCTACTTTATGGTGCATGTCATCCTGGCTAAGTCGGCCCTGTTTCTGGTAGGCGGCATCATTTACAAACTGCGCGGTACTTATAATTTGAAGCAACTAGGCGGTTTATCCATTCTCTATCCGGGGCTGGCCTTACTGTTTCTCATTCCAGCGTTGTCGCTGGCCGGTATCCCGCCGTTATCCGGTTTTTGGGCCAAATTTGCCCTGGTTCAGGCCGGACTGGCCGCCGAGCAGTATGTGATTGTGGCCGTGTCATTGGGTGTTAGTCTTTTGACACTGTTCTCCATGACCAAAATTTGGGCTGAGGTTTTTTGGAAAGACCAACCCGGTAAAGAGACACCTGTTCAAGCGGTCAGCTTTATACCCCACCAAGCCGGGGTGTCGATGCTGGTGCCGGTGGGCGTACTGGCGGCTATTTTGGTGGTTATAGGACTGCTGGCCGAACCACTGGTAAACCTGTCATTGCTGGTGGCCGGACAATTGCTGAACCCGGCCGATTACATTGAGACCGTGCTGGGAGGCGTATTGTAA
- a CDS encoding monovalent cation/H+ antiporter complex subunit F, giving the protein MSLPTFVVLVILPVLSLALLLTFARLLLGPSLPDRVIALDMTATLSIAVVAVYALATGQPALLDVAIVLALLVFLGTVGFAYYIERRGKLEVGEE; this is encoded by the coding sequence ATGAGTTTACCGACCTTTGTTGTACTGGTGATTCTGCCGGTGTTGAGCCTGGCGCTCTTGTTAACCTTTGCCCGTTTGCTCCTCGGTCCCAGTCTGCCCGATCGGGTGATAGCCCTGGATATGACCGCTACGTTGAGCATTGCTGTTGTGGCGGTTTACGCCCTGGCTACCGGCCAACCAGCACTACTGGATGTAGCCATTGTCTTGGCCTTACTGGTCTTTCTGGGTACGGTGGGCTTTGCCTATTATATTGAACGGCGGGGAAAACTGGAGGTTGGCGAAGAATGA
- a CDS encoding FG-GAP repeat protein: MMNRQRSRPILAVFLLATAFLPYQMQAATDSPTGLKLLASDKDDRNNFGYSVSISNDTALVGSKSACWYLASQHAGTWRVSMLVLGESAC, encoded by the coding sequence ATGATGAACAGGCAACGATCAAGGCCGATACTGGCAGTGTTTCTATTGGCAACAGCATTTTTGCCGTACCAGATGCAGGCGGCCACTGATTCGCCTACAGGGCTGAAGCTGTTGGCCTCAGACAAGGATGATCGTAATAATTTTGGCTACTCGGTGTCTATCAGCAACGATACGGCTCTCGTCGGCTCAAAGTCAGCATGCTGGTACCTGGCGAGTCAGCATGCTGGTACCTGGCGAGTCAGCATGCTGGTACTTGGCGAGTCAGCATGCTGA
- a CDS encoding type II toxin-antitoxin system VapC family toxin gives MRVLLDTCAFLWFIGGSERLSRPARDLMEDFDNSLYLSLASLWEIAIKINIGKLELAQPFATLIPEQLETHQIKLLQIHPDHLSRLLDLPLHHRDPFDRLIIAQAICERLPVISCDQNFPAYPVKLIW, from the coding sequence ATGCGGGTGCTCCTTGATACCTGCGCATTCCTTTGGTTTATCGGCGGTAGCGAGCGTCTGAGCCGTCCGGCCCGCGACCTCATGGAGGACTTTGACAACAGTCTATACCTGAGTCTGGCCTCCCTCTGGGAGATCGCGATCAAAATCAACATAGGCAAACTGGAACTTGCCCAGCCCTTTGCTACCCTTATCCCGGAGCAGCTCGAAACGCACCAGATCAAGCTGCTTCAGATACATCCAGATCATCTTTCCCGGCTGCTGGATCTTCCTTTGCATCACAGAGATCCATTTGATCGACTGATTATTGCCCAAGCCATTTGTGAAAGACTGCCTGTCATCAGCTGCGACCAAAACTTTCCCGCTTATCCAGTCAAGCTCATCTGGTAA
- a CDS encoding Na+/H+ antiporter subunit B — protein sequence MHSMILSTATRYLLPLLLMFSIFLLLRGHNEPGGGFTGGLVAAAALVLYGLALGLRSARQLLGIDPRMLIYVGLLTAVVSGLPGLLSGQVFMTGLWSTQTLPVIGKLGTPLLFDVGVYLVVIGVTLTIIFALMENETDSKTGSIKEE from the coding sequence ATGCATTCTATGATCTTATCAACGGCAACTCGCTATCTGTTGCCTTTGCTGTTGATGTTCTCGATTTTCCTGTTGCTACGGGGCCATAATGAGCCGGGTGGCGGGTTTACCGGCGGCTTGGTTGCCGCTGCGGCACTGGTTCTGTACGGCCTGGCTCTGGGCCTGCGCTCTGCACGGCAACTGCTGGGCATTGACCCACGCATGCTCATTTATGTTGGCTTACTAACAGCGGTGGTGAGCGGTTTGCCGGGCCTATTGAGCGGGCAGGTGTTTATGACCGGTCTGTGGAGCACCCAAACCCTGCCCGTCATCGGCAAGCTGGGTACGCCGCTGCTGTTTGATGTGGGCGTTTATCTGGTGGTCATTGGTGTTACGCTGACCATTATTTTTGCCCTCATGGAAAATGAAACCGACTCCAAGACCGGTTCTATTAAGGAGGAATGA